The Aeromicrobium yanjiei genome includes a region encoding these proteins:
- a CDS encoding SDR family NAD(P)-dependent oxidoreductase: MVDLSGKVAVVTGGASGIGAATVEVLRGAGATVIAWDLNEAPGVVGTDITDSASVTAAAEAAVAEHGQVDILVNCAGIITANLPAHEVDPEDFRRTYDVNVVGSFNTSKALYETLKASGAGAIVNVASQAALVSLPDQSAYSASKGAVAALTRSLAIDWAPDNIRVNAVCPGFTLTPMAKQQMTPELDAAVSRRVPLGRMFEPEEIGQTIAFLASSWSSAVTGVVMAVDGGWTAGEPALPMGGDA, encoded by the coding sequence ATGGTCGATCTCTCAGGCAAGGTCGCCGTCGTCACCGGCGGCGCATCCGGCATCGGCGCGGCAACCGTGGAGGTGCTGCGGGGCGCCGGCGCGACGGTCATCGCGTGGGACCTCAACGAGGCTCCCGGCGTCGTCGGCACCGACATCACCGACTCCGCGTCGGTCACGGCAGCAGCCGAGGCGGCTGTCGCCGAGCACGGCCAGGTCGACATCCTGGTCAACTGCGCCGGCATCATCACCGCGAACCTCCCGGCCCACGAGGTCGATCCCGAGGACTTCCGCCGCACGTACGACGTCAACGTCGTGGGCTCGTTCAACACGAGCAAGGCGCTGTACGAGACGCTCAAGGCGTCCGGCGCCGGAGCCATCGTCAACGTCGCGTCGCAGGCGGCGCTCGTGAGCCTGCCCGACCAGTCGGCGTACTCGGCGTCGAAGGGGGCCGTCGCAGCTCTCACGCGGTCGCTCGCGATCGACTGGGCGCCCGACAACATCCGCGTCAACGCGGTCTGCCCCGGCTTCACGCTGACGCCCATGGCCAAGCAGCAGATGACGCCGGAGCTGGACGCCGCGGTCTCGCGTCGCGTCCCCTTGGGCCGCATGTTCGAGCCCGAGGAGATCGGTCAGACGATCGCCTTCCTCGCCTCGTCGTGGTCGTCGGCCGTGACGGGCGTC